In the genome of Populus trichocarpa isolate Nisqually-1 chromosome 10, P.trichocarpa_v4.1, whole genome shotgun sequence, the window AAACCAGGAAAGTTCTTTCCTGAGTCCATGCTGAAGAAGGAGGGGGGTGTGAAGCCAATCCCAGACATCAGCGATAAAATGCCTCGTAAGGTCATCTCTGCCACAATCCATCGCCTCAAAATTATAGTGcccagtgataagagcttgggatcaagaggtttgttttctctgtggtctcaggttcgagccctgtggttgctcgtatgatggccactggaggcttacatggtcgttaacttcagggcccgtgggattagtcgaggtgcacacaaactgatccggacacccacgttaaactaaaaaaaaaattaccctttTTGAGTTCCAAGATATAGCTCAACTCAAAGAAATATTCCATGCCAGCAACGATTCAAGCACGGAGAGCGTGTTCTTGGACGCTCCAAATGAGCGCTGCGTAGGCTCGGTCCAAGCTATCCTAGGTAACAATTAGCCCGAGCACGGTTGCCATCTACTTTTAAAAtctgttttatatttgattatacaataactaaaatagatatttgcaaagtaagaacaaattaaattatggataaaaaatatttttttaaaatcatcttttttatttgagtagtgttttttaacaaaaaaacgaCTTTCTTATTAATAGCatgatttattgaataaaaaataacaataaaaaaacatatttgtataattatttgaatttaaaaaataatcaaaaaattgatttttttattcgtgtattttttttaaataaaacatgctTACTTTTGTGAGAAGCATTGTTTTTTAGGTGTAAACTTATTATGATtgtcaaaacaaattttaattaaaaaattaaaaaaaatcattaatcaatcatttttatacacctatataaaaaatataaaaaataataaattttaaatatatatatatatatatatatatatatatatttaaaattaacaaaaaaatcttattctCATGAgtaaattgttataaaaaagtCATATTACTAAAAAGGagatatttaacaaaaaggctagaagcaattttttttaatataccaaATGATGTGTTGCCTACTTAAGCAAATAAGtgtagttttagttttttaataattgaaattaaagtttggaTTTCTAGACCCTCAAAacctaatatttaaattatttttatttaaaaatacctaaaaaatcataagaatttcaataatctcattttcaaaaaaaaaaaccctttaatcacttaaaatctcaaaatctaAGTGAATCAAAACcaattttatgagtttttatgtattttttttatgggaaacaccatttatattgaattttgtttcaaGGCAAATCTATTAACActaatattagttttttgtGGTTGAAATATAGTTCGGTGAATACTTTctctccactttttttttcagcagttttttcttatttctcaaTATTCaagattgaaatataaaaaataaaatttagaattaaaacaGAATAAATTCAGTGACCGTAGCTGTATAATTTTCAAGGACAAAAGAATAAAAGTAGCAATTAACAGTGTAATTGTTTAACAATCcactaaaaaaaagtgaaacgttgcttgttttcttttagtttgtttataattatgatgtggCTGTTCTTACAACAACAAACACTAAAGTGTCTAGAGATCAAAAGGAGATCATGATCGGTTCAATGGAGAGAGAGTCACAAAAGTCAGTATATTGTCACCAAAGTTTGTACCCTTACCGGCTCTATTACCGTCATTCTGTTCCTTAAGTTGGGGTGAATGAAGCAGAAATTTCAGATGTCAATGACAAAGCTACAATTAACCATGGTCTGGCCATTTGCCCCTTCGATGCATCtgttttttaatactttttaaaagttgGAATCATAAATTGACTTGTAAAATCGTGATTTTATTGCACGATTTTACAATGAATTCAACTCATTTCTACACAAATTCTCACCCTCCAAACACCCCCCGAGAGTCTGACTACTGTTTAAATCTAAAGGCTAGCAATGATGAGAATGAGTGATGGATCAATCGCAATGAAGCTACAGATCGTTTTCACATTAATGTCTCTTTCTTTCGGCTAGTTTTTGTATTGATGGTGGCTGGTCCAAATGCCACCGAAGTTCCCATCAACACTCCCATACCTGATCCTCCTCCCTCTCATCTTCTTCTACACCTACTCCACCTCCCTCCTCCCTCACTCCACCACCATCACTTCTCCTCCTCCATGCAATCTCTCTAGAGTCAACTGGGTACCAGACCCCGCCATATTCACAAAACCTCTTTACGACGAGCCGTGCCCATTTCACAGAAACGCATGGATTTGCCTTAGAAACCAGAGAGAAAACACGGGTTTGATTATTTCTTGGCGATGGGTGCCTAAAGATTGTGACTTTCCAAAGATTGATCCTGAGAGGTTTCTTGAGTTAGTGAGGAATAGGATTATTTCTTGGcagtgtttgggaacgcggttcaacctgcgttccaaaaaattagaattttttttttaaatttaatatggtttgtatgttttagatcgttttgatgtgctaatgtcaaaaataatttttaaaaaatgaaaaaacctcattggcatgcattttggcacgaaaagttatttgaaaagcacccgcaaccacactgccaaacacgcttaAAGTTGCTGATGGCAGTGCTAAGAagcatagtttttatttttttccaggcTTGGTGGCCGGTCCGGTTCAAGATCCTGGTTTTGACCGGGTTACTGAGTTTTGACCGGGTTGTCTaggtcatttaatttttttttaaatcaaaacgacatcattttagtaaaaaaaaattaacgggtcgcaaccgggtttttgactgGGTCTTGCCAGGTCAACAAGGTCacatcaggttttttttttctgtttttttttaatctggtcTGGTTTCAACCCCGGATTGGCTAGGTTCCAAATCGATCTATCATaccgggtcgggttttaaaactaagaAGTGCAAAAGGAAAGGAGCTTGGAGAGGTGCTTGTTTCCCTAAATTCAATGCCACTGTTGCCTATCATCGGGCAGTGTTGCTTGCCAAATATGAATAAGTTTTCGTTAACCTCAACAAATGTCTGGTTCTGTTTACTTTACTTTGTCATTTGGTTTTACTCCTTGGTCGATGATgcattgtgaattttttttttatttttaactaattgtAGTGATTGAATTTAGGGATATTTAGCTGAAGGAATAGATTTTGGACATGTATTTCAaggtgtttaaaaaaatattgatgaaattattgaagaaattgCTTATCGTGTTGTATAGACCATGTATGGTAATAAatttacttgtaattttataatttataaaaaaagtgtttttgataacttgcttgaaaatgtattaaatttatgttttttagtattgtttttatagttttgatgtgttaatattagaaattaaaaaaatatatattttaaaaaactcacaTTAGACCCACGCATGGGTGTTTTTGTAGCTTTAGGTTCAGGGCCGGGGAAGACTGAGGCCAGTCGatggatttttaaaaatgatatgaCTAGGACACTTGCCGATGATGCTTGGCTAATGTTTGACATAGAGGTCTagtgaaagatttttttttttagcacttttttaaatgaataaaataacacaataaaaaatatctaggaaaataatacaattaacaAAAGTTACATGTGACATATGGaggagagatgagagatgagagaaaaaatctTGGAAACACACTGAAACTCCGATGATAACACCACCGATAATGTTGGAAATATCCTGACAAGATGAGTCCAACGACAACAATAACTAAAGTGGGTCACATTAACCGTTTGAAGGAAATTGAGCCTCGacaccatagttttaaaacccggcccgaCGGGTCGATCCGGAGCTGAAACCGGggcgggttgaagaaaaaacaagggaaGGAAAAACCTGATGTGACCCGACAAGATCCGGTCAAAAAACTGGTTGCAccttgttgactttttttttatactaaaacaacgtcgttttgattttttttaaaaaaaaaaattgacccgggcAACCTAGTGACTCCGTCAAAACCCGGAACTCCGCCCTTggaccgggtttaaaaactatgctcGACACATTTAGACGGCTCATGTGGCCCACTTCGGTCATCGTTCGTGACCTTACTTCGTGTCGTTAAATTCATCTCTTCGATATCTTTCTAGCAGTACTAGTAAAGTCATTTAAATTTCGGTGTGTCtctgaggtttttttttctttccttccttgtttttctctctctttattgtaAACCATGTCAATCTATTTTTAACTTTAGAGATAGTTGCAAATAACATATGCAACTCGCGAGTCGGTCATATATGACTCTTTAAGCTacgttatttttctaaatattttttatactgtgtttttttttttaagtgctcGAGAGCAAAAATACTTTTACGGTGAggtgtggttgtgattttattttttttttgtagaattcacatgaaaaacaataaaaaaatcatttaattttttgtttttagttaggTGTATCTTATATCGGGTTgtgtcttaaaaaataaaaaaaagaaagccaaCCACACCTCACCACGTTTTTATCCCCAAACACAGATGTCCTTGAAAAAATTGGATTTTCTGACAGTCGGCAAGTAGTATCAATTTACCACCCTGCTCACTTGCGTCTAGAATAAGCTActcatattattattgattttttctggCCTTGCCTTTGCAGTTTGTTTCCAGCGCTTGTTAAGTAAATAATTTAACAGGAttgatatatttcaaaaaataatctcttCGAATCCGAACTTCGAATAAAACATGGAGCTTGGTCACTTTGAGAAGCATAGTACCACACAAGAGTACATGTTCGGACAAGTGACTTTTTGATtcgtgattattttttttttagttttttagtttaacgtgggtgtccgggctagcttgcacgcatctcgattaatcccacgggccctgaaattaacgactatgtaaacctctaatggccatcatatgagcaaccataaggttcgaacctgagaccataaaAGAAACAAACCTCTAGATCCCAAGCTTTTACTACTGGATCACCATCTAGATGATTAATTCGTGATTTTTATTAACCTCATGGTTGCTATTTCCAAACCACTAaagttatattaaataaaaatataaagcacCGAATAGCAATTTCTTGTACACATAGCATAAGCcgtcaaataaaatgaaaacatgttgtatattttttaattaaatatattcggTTTAAGTTAAAACGCACAATGACTATACTGTCACCAGCACCGGGTAAAGAACCAAtcagataaaagaaaatcacGTCAGCATACGTCCGTTAAACTAGTAAACGACACACGCACGTAAAGGAAGCAACGAGAATCGTTCGTGCCTGGCAAGCTGAAATCGAAGGggtagcaaaaataaataaaacgttGAAATTTCAACtgagaaaaattgattaattttgaaaactcTTGCTTACTTTCATCtacccaaatattaaaaaatatataaaaataaattcctaGCTATAACCCCCCCTCTCTGCCTCTAGCATAGCGCGTTGGTTCGATTTTTAGGAAATAGAAGAAGATTTCGTGTGAAAGGTAAGTTAAGTTTGGTATGcaatttgttattttgattttattttcttcttcttttttgtggttttattaatggaattgtgtttggattttgtttaattaaggtttatttctattttttttggttgttcaCTCAGTGTACTTGTTGgtttattgaaatttgtttaggtctagggtttttaatttacGACTTGAATTAGAAAGACCTAAGcttaaaatttgtttatttgtgtTAACAGAGCAGTGGATTAAATGAGGGGAAAGGGAGTGTCGAGAGATTGTTCTTGGCGTAGAACTCGATCAGGGAAGAAAACGATAGGGGGCCGCGAAGGTCAAGGGAGTCTTGATAATATTGTTGTGATTGATGTTGATAGTGATGAGTTTGAAAACGTTATTATCGTTGACGTTCCAGAGTCTTTACAACAGAAGCTAAGAGGTTCTAGTGCTGTTAGAGAAGGAACAAGATCTCCATGCATAATAAgcgttgatgatgatgatgacgacgacgacgacgatgaagaagaagaagatgaatgtTATACAGTGGATGATCATGAAATTAATGAGCAAGTTGATGGTAACTTGGATAGTGATGGCACTTCTAGTCCAAGCAGTCCTGCCTCTGATCATATCGAGAAACCTGTTCACAGGGATGCTGATGGTTGTCGAGTTGCTGAGGAGAATAGACCTGTGTTCAAGCTGAGAAAGTGCAATAGAACTTATGCTGAGAAAGCTACCTCTAGAAATCGTTATGGTTTAGATTCAGATGCTGAGAAAGCTACCTCTAGAAATCGTTATGGTTTAGATTCAGATGCTGAGAGTGATTCGTCTGAAGATAATACCTCTGATTGTGAAGTTATGGAAGGTTCTTTTGGAGAGGTTCGTGAACAGTGGGAAAAGGCTTCCCTAAAGAGAAAATCCATGCGCTGTAAAGGTCTGGATGATCAGGCTAGTCCATGCAGTTCTCACAGTGATGTTCATCCAAATGTTGAAGTAGAAAACAAGACCAAACAAAATTCAGAACCTGCTGTTTGCTCTAGTTCAAGAAATGTAAATTTTGGGAAAGTAAACTCTTGTGCCTCCAATGATGCTGGAGATGGAGTTTTAGGTGGGTTTCCTGCCAGTGCCAAGATGGGAAACCCTTTTGCAAAATGTAATCAGAAAGGCGAAAGCTTTTCAGGGTCATGGAAATCGAGAGCAGATGAGAATATTCATTTTCATTGGACTGGTGATGATCTTTTTGGAGGAGAGACATTCACAGGTGATGGTGATATTTCCTGTAACAAGTTTCAAACTGTAAATGGCCCTGGCATTAAGTTTCCTCCAGGACCTTCTTCACAGTCCAATCAAGTTAAGGATGATAAACAATATCATGATAGAACATGTTTTCATTATATGGAACAAAACACCACGACAGAGCATTCTTTTCCAAATACCCAAAGAGGGCCTAGCTTGTACTCAGATGACGGGAAAGCAAGTGATTTGAATGACAATGACTCTTTGCCTGATGGTCACCATTTTGATGAGATACATAATGTTAATAACAGTCAAATTGGTTCAAAGGAGGAAGATAAAGAATTTACTCAGGTGCTATCTAGTTGCAAGACTTGTTCTAATGATGGAAGATGCAGAGAGAAGTTTGTGTCTTGCACTCAATCATCTGAGGATAAAGTGGTTGAAAATGTTGTAGCTCCCTCATGGACTACACAAGAAGTCAGTGATGAGAAATCTGATCACTATGAAAGAGCTCCTAGGGAGAAGTCTTCACAATGTCATGACACACTAAGTAAGCGAGGGATATCAAATTCTGCAGAAGGAAAGGAGGCATTTACTGATTTTGCATCCAGCAGTCAACCTTGTTATGAAAGGGATCCATTATGTGCTTCACACGGTGATCTTTTGCTTTCTGCTGAAAGAGATATAATCAATGAGCGAGAAAAGCTCAAGGAGACTGATGAATACAAGCAAGCAATAGAAGAAGAATGGGCTGCTAGACAGCGACAGCTACAGATTCAGGTTTATTCATAAATTAGTACTTTGATTTGTTGCTGATCATTGTGCTGTGcgaacaaaacattattttattaataattatacacGCATGTAAGATTGAGGTTGGTCTTATCACAATCATTGTCAATTAACTTCTATTACAtttatatgttttcttaatGATCCTTTTGTGATTATTTCTTTGTCTATGTGAGTGGAGTTGTGGTTGAGTTGGAAAAAATCAGGTTGGGTTGAATAGCTAGTTTcttccccactttttttttttaatcttttgaagaCCACATCTTTGAAACCTCTGGACACTTTAAGCCATGCTTTTGGTGCAAACCATGATCTCTGATTTGCTTTGGAAgagattcaagttgatttttagtATAAAAGATAAACATCTGATATTAAATGACTTTAGAATGCTCATAAGTAAATGAATATTTCATCTCATTTGCAATTTGTGTGTTCCTTCTCAGGCAGAAGAGGTTCAGAGATTGcggaagagaagaaaagctgAAACTTTACGTATTCTGGACATGGAGAGAAGGCAAAAACAGCGCTTGGAAGAAGTGAGAGAGACACAAAAGAAGGTTTGATTCCACATATTCTCCACTTGCATTTATCTATTCAGCATTGCACGTGTTGACATCAGTTTTTATAAGTCCTTACCTGTTCTCTGATGCCAAATTTAGGACGAGGAGAATTTGAACATGAAAGAGAGATTTCGTGTTGAAGTAAGGAAGGAGCTTTATAGATTGGAGGTTACATGCTTTAACATGGCATCATTACTTCGTGGCTTGGGAATCCATGTAGAAGGTGGCTTAAAACCCTTGCCAAACCAGGCAAGTCAAATTCCCATGCACTCTGATTATACCATCTGTTTCTGAATCATATCAATACACATGATGTGAGTGAAGTCTTGGTTGCTTGTTGAATTGATCCATGTTTCCAATGGTCCTCGCATCTTCCAACTTTGCTTTTACTGAAGGTTACGATACAGAAACCTGAATCGATGGTGTTCCATATTGAGCTTTTATATATTACCTTAAACTAATTGGCCTATAATGATCCTCTGgcaatgccttttttttttatatatatatatatattagatatgCATGTATTTTAA includes:
- the LOC7489408 gene encoding uncharacterized protein LOC7489408, which gives rise to MRGKGVSRDCSWRRTRSGKKTIGGREGQGSLDNIVVIDVDSDEFENVIIVDVPESLQQKLRGSSAVREGTRSPCIISVDDDDDDDDDDEEEEDECYTVDDHEINEQVDGNLDSDGTSSPSSPASDHIEKPVHRDADGCRVAEENRPVFKLRKCNRTYAEKATSRNRYGLDSDAEKATSRNRYGLDSDAESDSSEDNTSDCEVMEGSFGEVREQWEKASLKRKSMRCKGLDDQASPCSSHSDVHPNVEVENKTKQNSEPAVCSSSRNVNFGKVNSCASNDAGDGVLGGFPASAKMGNPFAKCNQKGESFSGSWKSRADENIHFHWTGDDLFGGETFTGDGDISCNKFQTVNGPGIKFPPGPSSQSNQVKDDKQYHDRTCFHYMEQNTTTEHSFPNTQRGPSLYSDDGKASDLNDNDSLPDGHHFDEIHNVNNSQIGSKEEDKEFTQVLSSCKTCSNDGRCREKFVSCTQSSEDKVVENVVAPSWTTQEVSDEKSDHYERAPREKSSQCHDTLSKRGISNSAEGKEAFTDFASSSQPCYERDPLCASHGDLLLSAERDIINEREKLKETDEYKQAIEEEWAARQRQLQIQAEEVQRLRKRRKAETLRILDMERRQKQRLEEVRETQKKDEENLNMKERFRVEVRKELYRLEVTCFNMASLLRGLGIHVEGGLKPLPNQVHAAYKRALLKLHPDRASKTDIRQQVEAEEKFKLISRMKEKFLSTSYH